Within Actinomycetota bacterium, the genomic segment GGCGCCAGCGGCTATGATCCGTCGCTGTGAAAGCCTTCGATCTCATCGACTCCGGGCGCAAGCGCCTGCTGCAGTCCCCCGAGGTCACCCGGCGTGGCGACGAGCGGGACCAGGCCGCCCAGATGCTCGAACGGGCTATCGGGCTCGTCCCGGATGACGACGACGAGGTGCCGGCGGCCGCGGTCCGGCGCTATGAGCGGCTCCTCGATCGCCGCGCGTCCGGAGAGCCGCTGGCGTACATCCTCGGGTACATCGAGTTCCGCCACCTGCGCCTGGGAGTGCGGCCGGGGGCGTTCATCCCGCGCGGCACGTCGGAGTTCTTGGCCGAATCGGCCATCCGGCGGACCCGCGGCAGGCGCGATCCCATCGCCATCGATCTGGCCACCGGCGTCGGTCCCGTGGCGCTGTCGGTCGCGGAGGCGGTCCCGGGGGCCGAGGTGCACGGGACGGACCTGGCGCGCGAGGCCGTCCTGCAGGCGCGTCGCAACGCGCGCGAACTCGCCCTGGACAACGCCTCGTTTCACTGTGGCGACCTTTTCGCGCCCCTTCCCCGTCGGCTGCGGGGAGGGACGAACGTCATGACCGTGCACCCGCCCTACGTGCCGCGGCACGAGGTCAAGCTCCTGCCGGCGGAGATCC encodes:
- a CDS encoding HemK/PrmC family methyltransferase translates to MKAFDLIDSGRKRLLQSPEVTRRGDERDQAAQMLERAIGLVPDDDDEVPAAAVRRYERLLDRRASGEPLAYILGYIEFRHLRLGVRPGAFIPRGTSEFLAESAIRRTRGRRDPIAIDLATGVGPVALSVAEAVPGAEVHGTDLAREAVLQARRNARELALDNASFHCGDLFAPLPRRLRGGTNVMTVHPPYVPRHEVKLLPAEIRRFEPVDSLTDRSPDGLGLVSRVVAESGEWLTSGGWLLMEVHPSDTRVISRMLRDEGFGDVRSVKGPLKWTRVVTARA